The proteins below come from a single Jaculus jaculus isolate mJacJac1 chromosome 12, mJacJac1.mat.Y.cur, whole genome shotgun sequence genomic window:
- the Rap2b gene encoding ras-related protein Rap-2b yields MREYKVVVLGSGGVGKSALTVQFVTGSFIEKYDPTIEDFYRKEIEVDSSPSVLEILDTAGTEQFASMRDLYIKNGQGFILVYSLVNQQSFQDIKPMRDQIIRVKRYERVPMILVGNKVDLEGEREVSYGEGKALAEEWSCPFMETSAKNKASVDELFAEIVRQMNYAAQPNGDEGCCSACVIL; encoded by the coding sequence ATGAGAGAGTACAAGGTGGTGGTGCTGGGCTCGGGCGGCGTGGGCAAGTCCGCGCTCACCGTGCAGTTCGTGACCGGCTCCTTCATCGAGAAGTACGACCCGACCATCGAGGACTTCTACCGCAAGGAGATCGAGGTGGACTCGTCGCCGTCGGTGCTGGAGATCCTGGACACGGCGGGCACCGAGCAGTTCGCGTCCATGCGGGACCTGTACATCAAGAATGGCCAGGGCTTTATCCTCGTCTACAGCCTGGTCAACCAGCAGAGCTTCCAGGACATCAAGCCCATGCGGGACCAGATCATCCGCGTGAAGCGCTACGAGCGCGTGCCCATGATCCTGGTGGGCAACAAGGTGGACCTGGAGGGCGAGCGCGAGGTGTCCTACGGCGAGGGCAAGGCGCTGGCCGAGGAGTGGAGTTGCCCCTTCATGGAGACGTCGGCCAAAAACAAAGCCTCGGTGGATGAGCTGTTCGCGGAGATCGTGCGGCAGATGAACTACGCGGCGCAGCCCAACGGCGACGAGGGCTGCTGCTCCGCCTGCGTGATCCTCTGA